TCGATGCGGTGCTGTCGCGGCCGGCGACGACGGGGGTCGCGCCGGTGGTCGGCCCGGGCATCAGGCCACGCTCCGCAGGGCCTCGGCCGGACGGAGCCGGCTCGCCCGCCAGCCGCCGAGTGCGCCGGCGATGAGGCCGCCGAGCACGGCGAGGCCGATGGCGAGCAGGATCACCTCGACGGTGACGGGGGCGTGCAGGACGACGTCGGTCGTCGAGGCCGTGCTCGCACCGCCGCCGCCGAACCCACCGGCGGGGGCACCACCGGTCGTGCCGCTGCCGGCCGCCGCCGTCGCCGCGCCGCCGGGCATCCCGCCGCCGCCCATGCCGCCGCGGTTCGTCGTGGACGAGGCGCTCGCCGAGATCGTCGGGGAGATGACGTTCACGACGAGGATGCCGATGAGTCCAGCGGCCGCACCGATCACGCCGCCGATGATGCCCTGGACGAGGGACTCGCCGGCGACCTGGCGCGTGATGCGGCCGTTCGACCAGCCGATCGCCTTGAGGGTGCCGAACTCCCGCGTGCGTCGGGTGACGCCGGAGATCGTGAACAGGATGGCGATGAGGAACGCCGCCGCGAGGACGACGATCGACAGCCAGGTGCCGAGGTTCGACACGAGGCTCGAGGCGGTGCTCAGCGAGCCGGAGACGCTCGACGCGAGGTCGGCCTCGGTCGAGACGGTGGCGCTGGTGAGCTGCTTCTGCAGCGCGGACTTGATCGTGCCGACGTCCGACGAGGACGACGCCGAGACGTAGATCGAGGTGACCTTGCCGTCCAGGTCCGCCAGTGCCTGCGCGGTGTCCAGCGGGATGTACGTGTTCGAACCGGTGGTCGACGACGAACCGGTGGACGACACGATGCCGATGACCGAGAAGTCCTTCCCGCCGATCGAGACGGTGTCGCCGACGGCCTTCGACTCGCTCTTCGCGTAGGCGGCGTCGAGCACGACGACGTCCTTGCCCGCGTCCGCCGACGTGAACGCGCGACCCTTC
The sequence above is a segment of the Curtobacterium sp. BH-2-1-1 genome. Coding sequences within it:
- a CDS encoding ABC transporter permease, with protein sequence MFLTYLRRELTNRKKQTVIIAIGMALAIALVVIVSSIAGGVKAAQASVLQSVYGVGTDITVTKTETPTGSATGRPSFDFGSQGSSGSGSGSTDLSQSRLAVSRGSSTLSASDVQTVTSTSGVKAATGVLTLENSTFSGQVQQQSDSSSSSSDSSGTGTQQGPPSGGEGGGGFGGGSFSVDSFTVTGIPVSGDTVGPLTSTELTKGRAFTSADAGKDVVVLDAAYAKSESKAVGDTVSIGGKDFSVIGIVSSTGSSSTTGSNTYIPLDTAQALADLDGKVTSIYVSASSSSDVGTIKSALQKQLTSATVSTEADLASSVSGSLSTASSLVSNLGTWLSIVVLAAAFLIAILFTISGVTRRTREFGTLKAIGWSNGRITRQVAGESLVQGIIGGVIGAAAGLIGILVVNVISPTISASASSTTNRGGMGGGGMPGGAATAAAGSGTTGGAPAGGFGGGGASTASTTDVVLHAPVTVEVILLAIGLAVLGGLIAGALGGWRASRLRPAEALRSVA